The Corynebacterium callunae DSM 20147 genomic sequence GTATGCGCACCGCACTGGCGTTGCTGTTTCTTTTGGCGATCGCGGCAATTCCGGGAGCTTTGCTACCGCAGCGTTCGCTAAATGAATCAAATGTCACCGAGTACTTGGCCAATAATGGCAAGCTCGCCGAGATTTACGATAAATTGCAGCTCTTCGACGTATTCTCTTCGTCGTGGTTTACCGCTATTTATATGCTGCTTCTCATCTCCTTGGTCGGCTGTATCTTGCCACGAAGCTGGGATCACTACAAAGCCATGCGCGCACCCGTGGTGCGGGCGCCGCGCAACCTGACTCGCCTTAACCACCACGGTGAGGGGGTCGTCGATAAGCCCGCTGAGGAAGTTAAAAAAGACGCGCTGAAACTTCTCAAAGGCTGGAAGATTACCGAGTATTCTGCTGCCGAGGACCGCGCTGGTGTGGCTTCAATTGCGGCGGAAAAAGGATATATTCGCGAGTTTTTCAACCTGGTATTCCACTTGGGAATTGTGGGCGTGATTCTTTCCGCAGGTCTGGGCCGACTTTTTTATTATGAGGGCCAGGTAATCGTGGTTACCGATGGTGAGCAAAATTCCACCTTCTGTAATACGGCAACCGCCAACTATGACTCTTTCCGTGCGGGTGCAAATTTTGATGGCACTGGTTTGAATACTTTTTGTTTTGAAGCTCATGATTTCTCGGCTGATTATTTGTCTAATGGTCAGGCTGAGATGTTCCGCTCTAATATTTCTTATGCAGTGGGCGATGACATCCAAAATGATCCAGAGACCTGGGAAGATTATGAGCTGCGTGTGAACCACCCGCTGCGCGTTGCAGGCGATCGTGTTTACTTGCAAGGCCACGGCTTTGCGCCAACTTTTACTGTGACCTGGCCAAATGGTGAGACCCGTACTCAAACTGTGCAGTGGCGCCCCGATGATCCAACCTTCTTCCTGTCATCTGGTGTGATGCGTTTTGATCCTCCCGCCGGCATGTACCCGGATCTTTATGAACGCCGCCAAAACCAGCTGGCTATTCAGGGTCTTTTTGCTCCTACCGCGCAATGGGAGGGCGACAATAATGAATTGCTTACCTCTTCTTATCCAGCGATGACGGATCCTGCCGTAGCTATTGATATTTACCGCGGTGACAACGGCCTGGATACCGGTATTGGGCAGTCGCTATTTAGCCTGGATTCTTCCCTGATGCACAGCGGTGTTTTGCAAAAGATTGAGCGCGTAAACCTGCAGGTTGGTGATACCGTCACTCTCGACGATGGCACCACTGTTTCCTTCGATGGCGCTTCTGAATTTGCCAACTACCAGGTCAGCCATGACCCATCTCAAAACTGGGTGCTGGTTACCGTGGTGACCGCGCTGGTCTCCCTGGTTGGCTCCCTGGTTGTACGTCGTCGTCGTATCTGGGTGCGCCTGTACCCACAAGAAGATGGCACCACTCGCGTAGAAACCGGTGGTATTGCCCGAACTGACCGCGCTGGTTGGGGTGGAGAGTATGAGAAGTTCCACCGCCAGCTGCTGGGGTTGGAAGAAGAAGATGAAGACGAAGAGTACTTCGTCGACAATGACCGGGATTCCTAAAATCCCAGTGAGCTAGCCCACCAGATCCGTTTTGACATTAGTTTCTTAAATTCAAAGCGGGTAGGGTGACACACAATCCAAATAATTCGCAAAAGAATAAGGGTGGATGAATCCATGTTGCCCGTCAACCAAACGTATGCGCAATTCTCCGATACCGCGTTTGCTTCGGCTTTTATCATCTATGCACTGGCGCTAATCCTGTCGCTTGTTTATTACGTCAAACAACAGAGCATCATCGATGCTCACCGCGAGGCAGTACGTCAGCGCGAGCTAGTTAATGCCGGCGGAGTCAGCGATTCCGCTGACCCAACCGAGAGTGCCTCCACGCTTATCGACGAAGAGACTCTCGCAGCACGTGAAGAATCCGCCCGCAGATTAGCCAATATGACCCAGTCACTCATGTGGCTTGGTGTGCTGGTTCATCTCGCC encodes the following:
- a CDS encoding cytochrome c biogenesis protein ResB, translated to MLKIVKVYAKKAWHWLTSMRTALALLFLLAIAAIPGALLPQRSLNESNVTEYLANNGKLAEIYDKLQLFDVFSSSWFTAIYMLLLISLVGCILPRSWDHYKAMRAPVVRAPRNLTRLNHHGEGVVDKPAEEVKKDALKLLKGWKITEYSAAEDRAGVASIAAEKGYIREFFNLVFHLGIVGVILSAGLGRLFYYEGQVIVVTDGEQNSTFCNTATANYDSFRAGANFDGTGLNTFCFEAHDFSADYLSNGQAEMFRSNISYAVGDDIQNDPETWEDYELRVNHPLRVAGDRVYLQGHGFAPTFTVTWPNGETRTQTVQWRPDDPTFFLSSGVMRFDPPAGMYPDLYERRQNQLAIQGLFAPTAQWEGDNNELLTSSYPAMTDPAVAIDIYRGDNGLDTGIGQSLFSLDSSLMHSGVLQKIERVNLQVGDTVTLDDGTTVSFDGASEFANYQVSHDPSQNWVLVTVVTALVSLVGSLVVRRRRIWVRLYPQEDGTTRVETGGIARTDRAGWGGEYEKFHRQLLGLEEEDEDEEYFVDNDRDS